One segment of Brassica napus cultivar Da-Ae chromosome C3, Da-Ae, whole genome shotgun sequence DNA contains the following:
- the LOC106384800 gene encoding uncharacterized mitochondrial protein AtMg00810-like: MAYLILYVYDIILTASTSALRDMIITVLKAEFPMTDLGCIHSFLGVSSKFNEQGLFLLQARYAEEIIERANMSHCKPCTTPVDLKSKLAEDGGKPVKRATEYRSLGGALQYLTFTRPDISYTVQQVCLFMHDPHELHLQALKRVIRYLQGTKTMGLQLLKKQKMALTAYTDADWAGCPSTRHSTSGYCIYMGDNLVSWSAKRQPTVSRSSAEAEYKGVANVVAEACCLQNFLLEMGIPLTQATVVYCDNVSAVYLSTNPVQHQRTKHIEIDIHFVREKVHMGEVRVFHIPSTLQYADIFTKGLPTSLFTSFRSSLGVRKPTLQFREGIR; this comes from the coding sequence ATGGCGTATCTAATTCTCTACGTCTACGACATTATTTTGACTGCATCAACTTCAGCTCTACGGGATATGATTATCACGGTCCTCAAAGCAGAGTTTCCCATGACTGATCTCGGCTGCATTCATTCGTTTCTTGGAGTCTCATCAAAATTTAATGAACAAGGCCTCTTTCTTTTGCAAGCTCGCTATGCAGAAGAAATCATCGAACGCGCCAACATGAGCCACTGTAAACCGTGCACAACCCCAGTCGACTTGAAGTCTAAGCTAGCTGAAGATGGTGGCAAACCAGTTAAGAGAGCAACCGAGTACCGAAGCCTAGGAGGGGCGCTTCAATACCTAACCTTTACTCGACCTGACATCTCTTACACAGTCCAACAGGTTTGCTTGTTCATGCACGATCcacacgaactccatcttcaaGCTCTGAAACGTGTGATACGTTACCTACAAGGAACTAAAACCATGGGACTGCAACTTCTGAAGAAACAAAAGATGGCTCTCACGGCATACACggatgcggattgggcagggTGTCCCTCAACAAGACACTCAACCTCCGGCTACTGCATCTACATGGGTGATAACTTGGTGTCCTGGTCTGCGAAACGTCAGCCCACGGTGTCGCGATCAAGCGCAGAAGCGGAATATAAAGGCGTTGCCAATGTGGTAGCTGAAGCTTGCTGCCTACAGAATTTCTTACTTGAGATGGGAATACCTCTTACACAAGCCACCGTCGTATATTGCGACAATGTGAGTGCTGTCTATCTCTCTACAAACCCTGTCCAGCACCAACGGACTAAGCACATAGAGATTGATATACACTTCGTGCGCGAGAAGGTCCATATGGGAGAGGTACGCGTCTTTCACATTCCATCTACACTGCAATACGCCGACATCTTCACAAAAGGTCTTCCCACTTCGTTATTCACAAGCTTCAGGTCCAGTCTTGGCGTGCGAAAACCCACGCTCCAATTCCGGGAGGGTATTAGATAA
- the LOC106390035 gene encoding protein arginine N-methyltransferase 1.5-like has protein sequence MPLGERGGWESSESMYCGVETDFSDDVPSLLSFHISTGGFDYVLAPLMNPSYRPSSVEGNGSETQVLPVSGSDLVLAPSQWSSHVVGKVSSWIDLDSEDEVLRMDSEATLKQDIAWATHLSLQACLLPTPKGTSCANYARCVNQILQGLGNLQLWLRVPLVKSDGDSMDATTEVLNDSWELWNSFRLLCEHDSKLSVALDVMSNLPSESSLGRWMGESVRAAIISTDSFLTNARGYPCLSKRHQKLIAGFFDHAVQVVVSGKLVHNLQRASDSNAEGTQRHPLRSYLDYVAYLFQKMEPLPEQERIELGYRDFLQAPLQPLMDNLEAQTYETFERDSIKYIQYQRAVAKALVDRVPDEKASELTTVLMVVGAGRGPLVRASLQAAEETDRKLKVYAVEKNPNAVVTLHNLVKMEGWEGMVTIISCDMRFWTAPEKADILVSELLGSFGDNELSPECLDGAQRFLKPDGISIPSSYTSFIQPVTASKLYNDVKAHKDLAHFETPYVVKLHSVARLAPSQPVFTFAHPNFSTKANNQRYKKLRFNLPSDAGSALVHGFAGYFDSVLYKDVHLGIEPTTETPNMFSWFPIFFPLRKPVEVHPNSPFEVHFWRCCGSTKVWYEWSVSSPAPSPMHNTNGRSHWVGL, from the exons atgccgCTCGGAGAGAGAGGAGGATGGGAGAGCAGCGAGTCCATGTACTGTGGCGTTGAGACTGATTTCTCCGACGATgttccttctcttctctccttcCACATCTCCACCGGCGGATTCGACTATGTCCTTGCTCCTCTG ATGAACCCTTCGTATAGGCCGAGCTCGGTGGAAGGGAACGGTTCGGAGACTCAGGTTCTTCCAGTCTCTGGCTCTGACTTAGTCTTGGCACCTTCCCAGTGGAGTAGTCATGTCGTTG GAAAGGTTAGTTCGTGGATTGACTTGGATTCTGAAGATGAAGTCTTGAGGATGGACTCAGAAGCCACActgaagcaagacatagcctGGGCTACACATCTCTCCTTGCAG GCGTGCCTTCTTCCTACTCCTAAAGGGACCTCGTGTGCCAATTATGCTAGATGTGTGAACCAGATCCTACAAGGGCTGGGCAACTTGCAG cTATGGCTGAGGGTTCCACTGGTGAAGTCTGATGGAGATTCGATGGATGCTACCACAGAGGTTCTG AATGATTCCTGGGAACTATGGAATTCGTTTCGTCTTCTTTGTGAGCATGACAGTAAGCTGTCTGTTGCTCTTGATGTTAT GAGTAACCTACCCTCTGAAAGTTCACTAGGACGCTGGATGGGAGAGTCTGTGAGAGCAGCCATAATAAGCACTGAT TCTTTCTTAACAAATGCTCGTGGTTATCCTTGCTTGTCAAAACGCCATCAAAAGCTAATAGCAGGATTTTTTGATCATGCTGTCcag GTTGTAGTTTCTGGAAAGCTTGTTCATAATCTTCAAAGGGCTTCTGATTCTAACGCTGAAG GTACGCAGAGGCATCCCCTGCGGTCATATTTGGATTATGTTGCTTATCTGTTCCAGAAAATGGAACCACTTCCTGAACAAGAACGCATAGAG CTTGGCTACAGGGATTTTTTGCAGGCACCCCTGCAG CCTCTGATGGATAACCTTGAAGCCCAAACCTATGAGACATTTGAGAGAGACTCTATTAAATACATCCAA TATCAAAGAGCAGTTGCCAAAGCCTTGGTGGACAGGGTCCCTGATGAAAAAGCGTCTGAGTTAACTACT GTCTTGATGGTTGTGGGAGCTGGAAGAGGACCCCTTGTTAGGGCATCGTTGCAG GCAGCTGAAGAAACTGATCGCAAGTTGAAAGTTTATGCGGTCGAAAAGAATCCTAATGCAGTTGTAACTCTCCAT AATTTGGTTAAGATGGAAGGGTGGGAAGGCATGGTTACGATAATATCATGCGACATGCGTTTTTGGACTGCTCCTGAAAAAGCTGATATATTG GTTAGTGAACTGTTGGGTTCTTTTGGGGACAATGAGCTCTCTCCAGAGTGTCTTGATGGAGCCCAAAGGTTTCTGAAGCCAGATGGAATTTCGATACCATCCTC GTATACAAGTTTCATACAACCTGTAACAGCTTCGAAGCTTTACAATGAC GTTAAGGCCCATAAAGATCTTGCGCACTTTGAAACTCCTTATGTCGTCAAACTGCACAGTGTAGCTAGACTTGCTCCTTCTCAACCT gTTTTCACCTTTGCTCATCCAAACTTCTCAACAAAAGCCAACAACCAACGCTACAAAAAGCTTCGTTTCAATCTACCAAGCGACGCTGGCTCAGCCTTGGTGCATG GATTCGCTGGCTATTTTGATTCCGTCCTGTATAAAGATGTCCATCTTGGGATCGAGCCTACAACAGAAACACCAAACATGTTCAGCTG GTTCCCCATCTTTTTCCCATTGAGGAAGCCTGTGGAGGTTCACCCAAATTCTCCATTTGAAGTACACTTTTGGAGGTGTTGTGGTTCGACGAAG GTTTGGTATGAATGGTCGGTGTCTTCGCCAGCTCCATCTCCGATGCACAACACCAATGGCCGTTCCCACTGGGTAGGCCTTTAG